Proteins encoded together in one Astatotilapia calliptera chromosome 7, fAstCal1.2, whole genome shotgun sequence window:
- the LOC113027180 gene encoding cytochrome P450 2J6-like: MFVSIALLCLCLLFLILQLKSKRPKNFPPGPPGLPLVGNTLQLSLENPLKDFEKLRKSYGDVYSIYIGQKPAVVINGLKAVKEAMVTKAADFAGRPQDLFVNDVTKSKGVILVDYGSSWREHRRFSLMTLRNFGLGKNSMEDRIHEEIKYIVRTLEDSVGKTMSPQVMFHNAASNIICQVLFSTRYEYDDALIKQIVQCFTENTKMANGPWAMLYDTFPIIRNLPLPFQKAFENLETSKKIAIGLINEHKKTRVPGESRDFIDCYLDELEKRGDDGSSFSEEWLIMNALDLHLAGTDTTSNTLLTAFLYLMNYPHIQERCQQEIDDVLGGKYRASFEDRHEMPYIQAVIHEIQRVANTVPLSVFHCTTKDTELMGYSIPKGTMIIENLTSVLSEEGQWKFPHEFNPENFLDDKGEFVKPEAFMPFSAGPRVCLGEGLARMELFLMIVTLLRKFKFIWPEDAGEPDFTPVFGATMTPSPYHMKVQLRTAH, translated from the exons ATGTTTGTTTCAATTGCACTGCTATGCCTCTGccttttatttcttattcttCAACTCAAATCCAAGAGGCCGAAGAACTTCCCACCAGGCCCCCCAGGCCTTCCCCTGGTGGGGAACACTTTGCAGTTGAGTTTGGAGAACCCCTTAAAGGACTTTGAGAAG CTGAGGAAGTCTTATGGAGATGTCTACAGTATTTACATTGGCCAGAAACCAGCTGTAGTCATCAATGGGCTGAAGGCCGTAAAGGAGGCGATGGTGACTAAGGCTGCTGATTTTGCTGGACGACCCCAAGACTTGTTTGTTAATGATGTCACCAAGAGTAAAG GAGTAATTTTGGTCGATTACGGCTCTAGCTGGAGGGAACATCGTCGCTTTTCTTTGATGACTTTGAGGAACTTTGGTCTGGGGAAGAACTCGATGGAGGACAGGATTCATGAAGAGATAAAATACATCGTTAGAACCTTGGAAGACAGTGTTG GTAAAACCATGAGTCCTCAAGTTATGTTTCACAATGCGGCCTCCAACATCATCTGCCAGGTCCTGTTTTCTACACGCTACGAATATGATGATGCGCTAATCAAACAGATTGTTCAGTGCTTCACTGAGAATACCAAGATGGCCAATGGACCGTGGGCTATG CTCTATGACACTTTTCCCATAATTCGTAACCTGCCACTGCCCTTCCAAAAGGCCTTTGAGAATTTAGAG ACTTCAAAGAAAATTGCAATTGGTTTGATCAATGAGCACAAGAAGACCAGAGTTCCTGGAGAGTCACGAGATTTTATTGACTGCTATCTGGATGAACTGGAGAAG AGAGGCGATGATGGGTCTTCATTCTCAGAGGAGTGGCTCATTATGAATGCTTTAGATCTTCACCTTGCTGGGACTGACACCACCTCCAACACCCTCCTTACTGCTTTCCTTTACCTGATGAACTACCCGCACATCCAAG AAAGATGCCAGCAGGAGATAGACGACGTGTTGGGAGGGAAGTATCGGGCCAGTTTTGAGGACAGACATGAGATGCCTTACATACAG GCTGTGATTCACGAGATACAGAGAGTTGCCAACACTGTTCCTCTCAGTGTCTTCCACTGCACCACTAAAGACACAGAGCTGATGGGTTATTCCATTCCCAAG GGAACAATGATCATCGAGAATCTGACCTCAGTGCTCAGCGAGGAGGGACAGTGGAAATTCCCTCATGAATTCAACCCTGAAAACTTCCTCGATGACAAAGGAGAGTTTGTTAAACCAGAGGCCTTCATGCCTTTCTCTGCAG GTCCTCGGGTGTGTCTCGGGGAGGGTCTGGCTCGTATGGAGCTCTTCCTCATGATTGTGACTCTGCTGAGGAAGTTTAAGTTCATCTGGCCCGAGGACGCAGGAGAACCAGACTTCACTCCAGTCTTTGGAGCCACTATGACTCCCAGCCCTTATCACATGAAGGTCCAACTCAGGACCGCGCACTGA